One genomic segment of Paenibacillus xylanexedens includes these proteins:
- a CDS encoding response regulator: protein MRYFIVDDDPGVRSMLMDIIEDEGLGDIAGEAEDGAHIHAELLELHKVDVLLIDLLMPQRDGIQTVRALEGRFEGKIVMISQIESKNMIGEAYSLGIEYYITKPINRLEILSVLRLVSERLRMQQSIADIQRTLQGLSSLNSTERAAAPVPDKTITTAGHFLLSEMGMIGEAGSRDLLDMLEYLEQVETDEHKLSPYTFPSLKDIFQNVAIRKLGDNASLAEVNKEIKASEQRVRRAIFQTLSHVVSLGLTDYTHPKFENYASKFFDFTEIRKKMLELQNNVEPSLSQTRINTKKFVQVLYLEAKRLLH, encoded by the coding sequence ATGCGTTATTTTATCGTGGATGATGATCCTGGCGTTCGTTCCATGTTGATGGATATTATTGAGGATGAAGGCCTTGGCGATATTGCTGGGGAAGCTGAGGACGGAGCACATATTCACGCGGAACTGTTGGAGCTGCATAAGGTGGATGTCCTGCTGATTGATCTGCTGATGCCCCAACGAGACGGGATTCAGACCGTGCGAGCGCTTGAAGGAAGGTTCGAGGGCAAGATCGTCATGATCTCCCAGATCGAGTCGAAAAATATGATCGGCGAAGCCTATTCACTAGGCATTGAATATTATATTACGAAGCCGATTAACCGGTTGGAGATTCTATCTGTTCTGCGGCTGGTGAGCGAAAGGCTTCGGATGCAGCAATCCATCGCAGATATTCAGCGGACATTGCAGGGATTATCCAGTTTGAATTCTACCGAACGTGCTGCGGCTCCGGTTCCGGACAAAACAATTACTACAGCAGGACATTTCCTGCTGTCCGAGATGGGCATGATCGGCGAAGCGGGTAGCAGGGATCTGCTGGACATGCTGGAATATCTGGAACAGGTAGAGACAGATGAACATAAGCTGTCGCCCTATACATTCCCGTCCCTCAAGGACATCTTCCAGAACGTAGCGATACGCAAGCTGGGAGACAACGCATCACTCGCAGAGGTGAACAAGGAGATCAAGGCATCGGAACAACGTGTGCGCAGAGCCATCTTCCAGACTCTGAGTCATGTGGTGTCTCTGGGATTAACAGATTATACACATCCCAAGTTCGAGAACTATGCATCCAAATTTTTTGATTTCACCGAAATTCGCAAGAAAATGCTGGAGCTGCAAAACAATGTGGAGCCTTCCTTGTCCCAGACACGCATTAATACGAAAAAATTCGTACAGGTTCTATACTTGGAAGCCAAACGATTGCTGCATTAA
- a CDS encoding aspartyl-phosphate phosphatase Spo0E family protein: protein MVMSLDLKNKIEKARHNLHMLVEHNKGGLGHPDVIRQSMALDELINEYNRISRNHSRA, encoded by the coding sequence ATGGTTATGAGTTTGGATTTGAAAAATAAAATAGAGAAGGCCAGACATAACCTTCATATGCTGGTAGAGCATAACAAGGGTGGTCTTGGGCATCCCGATGTGATTCGGCAGTCTATGGCATTGGACGAATTGATTAATGAGTATAACCGAATTAGCCGAAACCATTCACGGGCCTGA